The following proteins come from a genomic window of Vallitaleaceae bacterium 9-2:
- a CDS encoding putative glycoside hydrolase: MKKIYSMMVLVLISIFFVACSNTSDSDDPATSQTQAEQSDQVANQDEGTQEDSQNSEPEPEPEPEPEPTEEEILALAVEKQQEQDAKNKANDGLYYVPLPEIQSIEDLNPELKTVKAKALYVTSNIAGFNFDEEDIKLYADHIRYMAGETTEAIDQARLSDVNRLEEILGICMATEINALVIDVKNDHGHVGWKSDIQLVQDIDSHKNAPMKDYERLLTYMDEQDIYSIARVVAFKDPYYAEVVPEHTIQLNAGGTYRDKNGTAWVNPFDPVVWDYVVAVSKEAALRGFKEIQYDYVRFPDNAAKYNPITHFPERNLRDKDEGIEDFLKYANNALEPYNVHISVDVFAQASRSWDDHPEDIGQTWRKMANLSDYICPMIYPSHYGENVYGFAVPDQHPYDVVRIALQEAIERNSAQKTPGIIRPWIQGFTAGWIPGNINYDANTIAKQIIAATELGIDEYIIWDAGNTYDPMIFFYHDQVGEAFPKEGQDMVGRTAEQALDRYLTAERYDRKSQVYLLTPKQMREEDYDDFAEALDTSKIKVESFDILSVEKVDDENYTAKVDVTYSSTSGNAELVGAQYKIIMEDGVFKIVRPKLEWVNPEDFPLGLVPNEMGRVMVLMYHNIGSEEATWTRTPENFKKDLNTLYEKGYRPISLKDYASGNITTQAGYTPVVITVDDTNKNNFFYTEDGEIAPDSFVGIFMDFHKAHPDFPLEATFFADGPTVFDEPELEKQKVDTVIEAGMDISNHTLAHASLRKLDSLGIQEAIGQQAADLEKLIGIKDYKVNTLALPYGERPSDDVLEKLLLAGTHEDQTYENIAVLNVGWNPAYSPHDERFSALSIPRIRASEMNVDNVGMYNYIEYFDKNPGQRFISDGKP; this comes from the coding sequence ATGAAAAAAATTTATTCGATGATGGTATTAGTTTTAATTAGTATTTTTTTTGTAGCATGCAGTAACACTTCGGATAGCGATGATCCTGCGACGTCTCAGACACAAGCAGAGCAGAGTGATCAAGTCGCAAACCAAGATGAGGGTACGCAAGAAGACAGTCAAAATTCAGAGCCTGAACCAGAACCGGAGCCTGAACCGGAACCAACTGAAGAAGAAATCTTGGCATTAGCTGTAGAAAAACAGCAAGAGCAAGATGCTAAGAATAAAGCGAATGATGGTTTATACTACGTTCCGCTTCCAGAAATTCAATCCATTGAAGATCTTAACCCAGAGTTAAAAACTGTAAAAGCAAAAGCGCTTTATGTAACAAGCAATATTGCAGGATTTAATTTTGATGAAGAAGATATTAAACTCTATGCCGATCATATTCGATATATGGCGGGTGAGACAACAGAAGCAATAGATCAAGCACGTCTTAGCGATGTGAACCGTCTTGAAGAGATTTTAGGCATTTGTATGGCGACAGAAATCAATGCCCTTGTTATTGATGTCAAAAATGATCATGGACATGTTGGGTGGAAAAGTGATATTCAACTTGTGCAAGACATTGACAGCCATAAGAATGCACCAATGAAAGACTATGAGCGTTTACTAACATATATGGATGAACAAGATATCTATAGTATAGCACGTGTTGTTGCTTTTAAAGATCCATACTATGCTGAGGTTGTTCCAGAGCATACGATTCAGTTAAATGCTGGAGGAACATATCGTGATAAAAATGGAACAGCATGGGTGAATCCTTTTGATCCGGTGGTATGGGATTATGTCGTTGCGGTGTCTAAAGAAGCTGCACTTCGTGGATTTAAGGAAATCCAGTATGACTATGTGCGTTTTCCGGACAATGCAGCAAAATACAATCCTATTACACATTTTCCAGAGCGCAATCTTAGAGACAAAGACGAAGGGATTGAAGATTTTCTAAAATATGCAAACAATGCACTAGAACCTTACAATGTTCATATATCTGTGGATGTATTTGCTCAAGCAAGTCGTTCATGGGATGATCATCCAGAAGATATAGGTCAAACTTGGCGTAAGATGGCAAACCTTTCAGATTATATATGTCCGATGATTTATCCAAGTCACTATGGAGAAAATGTCTATGGTTTTGCAGTGCCGGACCAGCATCCTTATGATGTGGTACGGATTGCACTCCAAGAAGCGATTGAACGTAATAGTGCCCAAAAAACACCGGGAATTATTCGACCATGGATTCAAGGTTTTACAGCAGGATGGATTCCAGGCAATATTAACTATGATGCGAATACAATTGCCAAACAAATCATTGCAGCTACAGAACTTGGTATTGATGAATATATTATTTGGGATGCGGGTAATACGTATGATCCGATGATATTCTTCTACCATGACCAAGTCGGTGAAGCCTTTCCAAAAGAAGGACAAGATATGGTGGGACGAACAGCTGAACAAGCCCTTGATCGTTATCTAACAGCAGAGCGTTATGATCGAAAAAGTCAGGTTTATCTTTTGACGCCAAAACAAATGCGTGAAGAAGACTATGATGATTTTGCGGAAGCTTTAGATACATCTAAAATAAAAGTTGAATCTTTTGACATTCTCAGTGTTGAGAAAGTGGATGATGAAAACTATACAGCCAAAGTAGATGTGACCTATAGTTCTACATCAGGTAATGCTGAACTGGTGGGCGCCCAATATAAAATCATCATGGAAGATGGTGTGTTTAAAATTGTCCGTCCAAAGTTAGAGTGGGTGAATCCGGAAGATTTTCCGTTAGGTTTGGTTCCAAATGAAATGGGTCGTGTTATGGTACTGATGTACCATAACATCGGTTCAGAGGAAGCGACATGGACGCGAACACCGGAGAATTTTAAAAAAGACCTTAACACACTTTATGAAAAAGGGTATCGTCCTATTAGTTTAAAAGACTATGCGTCGGGTAATATTACAACACAAGCAGGATATACGCCGGTCGTTATAACAGTGGATGATACCAATAAAAACAATTTTTTCTATACGGAAGATGGTGAAATTGCTCCGGATTCCTTTGTGGGCATTTTTATGGATTTTCACAAAGCGCATCCGGATTTTCCATTAGAAGCAACTTTTTTTGCAGATGGTCCGACGGTATTTGATGAACCGGAACTAGAGAAACAAAAAGTAGATACCGTGATTGAAGCTGGTATGGATATAAGTAACCATACATTAGCCCATGCAAGTTTAAGAAAGCTTGATTCTCTAGGGATTCAAGAAGCTATTGGTCAGCAAGCGGCAGATCTTGAAAAGTTGATTGGAATAAAAGACTATAAGGTCAATACATTAGCGCTTCCTTATGGAGAACGGCCATCGGATGACGTGCTGGAAAAATTATTGTTAGCTGGAACACATGAAGATCAAACGTATGAAAATATTGCAGTATTAAATGTAGGGTGGAATCCCGCCTATTCACCTCATGATGAGCGATTTAGCGCTTTAAGTATTCCTAGGATTCGGGCCAGTGAAATGAATGTCGATAATGTGGGTATGTATAATTACATAGAATACTTTGATAAAAATCCGGGGCAGCGTTTTATCAGTGATGGAAAGCCCTGA
- a CDS encoding MBL fold metallo-hydrolase: MDVKKIKGNTYIIDTGMSYLAFYKINETEIIMIDTGWPDELEGIIQVFETHHLKPVAIIGTHAHADHIGNNAKLKEKYGCVIAMPKEEANNCSSLMNLKMYYNTQTQSLSDIKAHYGYMVCETDIHLFKEQQSVYLNGVKFKLFPAPGHSMALTCVITPDDVAYLADALISKEVMEGYKLPFSFVLEQDLQSKQALKNLKCSYYIVTHKKVYQDISGLIEQNIDFYKTKAENVYGLITKDMTMEDILKAVVKAYDIHISTVYKYNVVFRMLRCYVEYLHETGRIKQIVDDGFVKYARC, translated from the coding sequence ATGGACGTAAAAAAAATAAAAGGTAATACATATATCATTGATACAGGCATGTCCTATTTGGCTTTTTATAAAATCAATGAAACAGAGATCATCATGATTGATACAGGGTGGCCCGATGAATTGGAGGGAATCATTCAAGTATTTGAAACCCATCACTTAAAACCGGTGGCAATTATAGGAACCCATGCTCATGCAGATCACATAGGTAATAATGCAAAACTTAAAGAAAAGTATGGATGTGTCATCGCTATGCCAAAAGAAGAGGCGAATAACTGTAGCTCCCTTATGAACTTAAAGATGTATTATAATACCCAAACTCAGTCATTATCAGATATCAAAGCGCATTATGGGTATATGGTTTGTGAGACGGATATCCATTTGTTTAAAGAACAGCAAAGTGTGTATTTAAATGGGGTGAAGTTTAAGTTGTTTCCAGCGCCTGGTCATAGTATGGCATTAACCTGTGTGATTACACCAGATGATGTCGCTTATCTAGCGGATGCATTGATATCTAAGGAAGTCATGGAAGGGTATAAGTTGCCATTTTCTTTTGTTCTTGAACAAGACCTTCAAAGCAAACAAGCCTTGAAAAATCTAAAGTGCTCTTATTATATTGTGACCCATAAAAAGGTATATCAAGACATCAGTGGTTTAATTGAACAAAACATTGATTTTTATAAGACAAAGGCAGAAAATGTATATGGTCTAATTACAAAGGATATGACCATGGAAGATATATTAAAGGCAGTTGTAAAGGCTTATGATATACATATATCCACGGTTTATAAATATAACGTCGTATTTCGAATGTTACGTTGTTATGTGGAATATCTTCATGAGACCGGTCGAATTAAGCAGATTGTTGATGATGGGTTTGTAAAATATGCGCGTTGTTAG
- a CDS encoding response regulator — translation MYKILIADDEPIVLEGIKFIIEENFSDIEIVATASSGREAIEASNRVSPDIILMDIKMPGINGIEAIETIKKRYPSIRFVIVSAYEQFEYAKQAVELGVSEYILKPINQEKLLNVLEKLTQEIDEERKQQAVEIENREKLEKIIPVLEHGFVYSLLLNTDYREELVRYEELFTINQDYGYVMIFEFGEKDDDDKIGNRIGAGVKGQTFYPKVQNKIKYKCKSIVGPLVINRMVVIVLEDETDNEYQQRIKAIHLAQTIIDSVRDDVDSHICVGIGSCYRLDKIRNSLEEANQALSRNANEEILHVNDIFAHEGSEKEYTYVDIKEDENYIVQLMESGNEELVAKEVQDFLGKIRVKFQNDLGDIVSIAMELMVMVLSASYKNNLNEAKVGYSTYLTEIRRMESFSELVHWCVGKIQYITRLLQETHVQHISDIVMSAKNYIDQHYNEEIGLNDISKEVAVSPQYFSKIFKEEIGVTFVEYVRSKRIDVAKEMLKTNKYSVKEICYEIGYNDPNYFSRLFKKLVGVTPTDYK, via the coding sequence ATGTATAAAATACTGATTGCAGATGATGAACCGATTGTATTAGAAGGAATTAAGTTTATTATTGAAGAAAATTTTTCGGATATAGAGATTGTAGCAACTGCTAGCTCTGGACGCGAAGCGATTGAAGCGAGCAATCGAGTAAGCCCGGATATTATTTTGATGGATATAAAAATGCCCGGCATTAATGGAATTGAGGCGATAGAGACCATTAAAAAACGCTATCCAAGCATTCGTTTTGTGATTGTCTCTGCTTATGAACAGTTTGAATATGCAAAGCAAGCCGTAGAGCTTGGAGTCAGCGAATATATCCTTAAACCCATTAATCAAGAAAAACTTCTCAATGTTTTGGAGAAGCTGACCCAAGAGATTGATGAGGAGCGAAAGCAACAAGCGGTTGAAATTGAAAATAGAGAAAAATTAGAAAAAATCATACCTGTCCTTGAGCATGGATTTGTATATTCCTTGTTGCTAAACACCGATTATCGTGAAGAATTGGTCCGTTATGAGGAGCTGTTTACGATTAATCAAGATTATGGTTATGTCATGATTTTTGAGTTTGGTGAAAAAGACGACGATGATAAAATAGGCAACAGAATTGGAGCAGGGGTCAAAGGGCAAACATTTTACCCAAAAGTTCAAAACAAAATCAAATACAAGTGCAAATCGATTGTTGGTCCCTTAGTGATTAACCGTATGGTTGTCATTGTATTAGAAGATGAAACCGATAACGAATATCAACAGCGTATTAAAGCGATTCATTTGGCACAAACCATCATAGATAGTGTGCGTGATGATGTAGATAGTCATATTTGTGTGGGGATTGGCTCGTGTTATCGACTAGATAAGATTAGAAATTCACTGGAAGAAGCCAACCAAGCTCTTTCAAGAAATGCCAACGAAGAGATTTTACATGTGAATGATATCTTTGCGCATGAAGGCAGTGAAAAAGAATATACCTACGTTGATATAAAAGAAGATGAAAACTATATCGTGCAATTGATGGAAAGTGGTAACGAGGAACTTGTCGCAAAAGAAGTTCAAGATTTTTTGGGGAAAATCCGCGTGAAGTTTCAAAATGATTTGGGGGATATTGTAAGCATTGCAATGGAATTAATGGTTATGGTGTTAAGCGCATCTTACAAAAACAATTTGAATGAAGCCAAAGTTGGGTACTCAACATACCTAACAGAGATTCGCAGAATGGAAAGTTTTTCAGAGCTTGTACATTGGTGTGTAGGAAAGATTCAGTATATTACACGCTTACTTCAAGAAACCCATGTACAACATATTTCAGATATTGTCATGTCAGCAAAAAACTATATCGACCAACATTATAATGAAGAGATTGGACTTAATGATATTTCAAAGGAGGTGGCCGTAAGCCCGCAGTATTTTAGCAAAATTTTTAAAGAAGAAATAGGCGTTACTTTTGTAGAATATGTTCGTTCAAAACGAATTGATGTAGCGAAGGAGATGCTAAAAACCAACAAATATTCTGTCAAAGAAATTTGTTATGAGATTGGTTATAATGATCCGAACTATTTTAGCCGATTATTTAAAAAGCTTGTAGGAGTAACACCAACAGATTACAAGTAA
- a CDS encoding histidine kinase gives MPKLSKFGSIKNNMMMYSLGIILLMALLSMYSLSIMERYKGEIQGMFEKHIYLSQVESRMNSLDADLLGFLTSKSSTRLNNYLIGVDQLQEDIGQVDEPIYNEEDLMMKNIVRLIEAYLNESNEAIGYKRLRNVEKYYEHYEYSVRIKGHIFDYIDQLNNMQLNRNSKSYLDLVNQIRLLQSITYIIVIILVLLAFTVVYYITARMVRPITHLSEAAEEIAKGNFQTDDVHVDSEDEFLLLAAAFNKMKNSISEYVDEMKKQAETEAKLKDEQLKNVKMEHLLDNARLYALQSQINPHFMFNTINAGVQLSILERAPKTGDFLETMSRLFRYNIQKMDTHCTLEEEINNIKDYYELLKVRFGKRIQFEFDIDLDAVHVKVPQLILQPLVENAYIHGLSGLEEGGQIRVEVHKKIEYVEILVQDTGVGMSKEKLEDIFSNNSGIGIKNVRDRLELFYHQQELFFIESALGKGVKITLKIPLNMEGVDV, from the coding sequence ATGCCAAAACTCAGTAAATTCGGTTCAATCAAAAATAATATGATGATGTACTCATTAGGCATTATCCTTTTAATGGCTCTATTAAGTATGTATTCTCTAAGTATTATGGAACGATACAAAGGAGAAATTCAAGGAATGTTTGAAAAACATATTTATCTTTCACAGGTAGAATCAAGAATGAATAGCCTTGATGCAGATTTGCTTGGTTTTTTGACATCAAAAAGTTCAACACGATTAAATAATTACTTGATAGGTGTCGATCAGTTGCAAGAGGATATAGGTCAAGTTGATGAGCCAATATATAATGAAGAAGACTTGATGATGAAAAATATTGTTCGCCTTATTGAAGCGTATCTTAATGAAAGCAACGAAGCCATTGGATACAAACGGCTTCGAAATGTAGAAAAATATTACGAACATTATGAATATAGTGTACGCATCAAGGGACATATTTTTGACTATATAGATCAACTTAACAACATGCAACTTAATCGAAATTCAAAGTCTTATCTTGACTTGGTGAATCAAATTCGATTGCTTCAATCCATTACATACATTATAGTGATTATTCTTGTTTTATTAGCGTTTACGGTCGTCTATTACATTACAGCACGTATGGTTCGTCCAATCACCCACTTGTCAGAGGCGGCAGAAGAAATTGCAAAAGGAAATTTTCAGACAGATGATGTTCATGTGGATTCTGAAGACGAGTTCCTACTGCTGGCGGCTGCATTTAATAAGATGAAAAATAGTATTAGTGAATATGTGGATGAAATGAAAAAACAAGCAGAAACAGAAGCAAAACTTAAAGATGAGCAGCTAAAAAATGTTAAAATGGAACATCTATTAGACAATGCTAGGCTATATGCGCTTCAATCACAAATTAATCCACATTTTATGTTTAATACGATTAATGCAGGTGTACAGTTGTCTATCCTTGAACGTGCACCTAAGACCGGAGATTTTTTGGAGACCATGTCACGACTTTTTCGATATAATATACAAAAAATGGACACCCATTGTACATTGGAAGAAGAGATTAATAATATTAAGGATTACTATGAACTTCTTAAGGTCCGTTTTGGCAAGCGTATACAATTTGAGTTTGACATTGATTTAGATGCTGTGCATGTCAAAGTTCCGCAGTTGATTTTACAGCCTCTCGTTGAAAATGCCTATATTCATGGACTTAGCGGTCTCGAAGAGGGAGGACAAATTCGAGTTGAAGTCCATAAAAAAATAGAATATGTTGAAATTCTTGTTCAAGATACAGGGGTTGGAATGTCTAAGGAAAAACTTGAGGATATTTTTTCGAATAACTCAGGAATCGGCATTAAAAATGTGCGTGACCGACTTGAATTATTTTACCATCAACAGGAACTGTTTTTTATTGAGAGCGCATTAGGAAAAGGTGTCAAGATAACATTAAAAATCCCGCTGAATATGGAGGGTGTCGATGTATAA
- a CDS encoding 23S rRNA (pseudouridine(1915)-N(3))-methyltransferase RlmH yields the protein MNFTIIHQEKKLPSFYSNAIKEYHKRLQRYCKIQLISCSSDAAIAKKMAASAYIIGISVDTSTYTSVDFAHYLSQLGISGHSRLTLIINPSDAILNQCNAHIALSALVNEPGVILTLLFEQIYRAYRINLNQAYHK from the coding sequence ATGAATTTTACAATTATCCATCAGGAAAAAAAACTACCCTCTTTTTATTCTAATGCCATCAAAGAATATCACAAACGCCTGCAGCGCTACTGCAAAATCCAACTGATTTCGTGTTCTTCTGATGCCGCTATTGCCAAAAAAATGGCTGCATCTGCCTATATCATCGGTATATCCGTGGATACTTCCACCTATACCTCCGTTGATTTTGCTCACTACTTATCCCAACTTGGAATTAGCGGGCACTCTCGCCTCACCCTTATTATTAATCCCTCCGATGCTATCTTAAACCAGTGTAACGCCCATATCGCACTCTCGGCGTTAGTTAATGAACCTGGTGTTATCCTCACCCTTTTATTTGAACAAATCTATCGAGCATATAGAATCAACTTAAACCAAGCTTATCACAAGTAA
- a CDS encoding DUF815 domain-containing protein: MQLKLNQLTIFDYLIEDPVLICVKQLIEATEKQDKYFELIRLLLDKNQNFSEYILFHMIHDAKEKVMQLIHQESLSAYQLSCVDNDLTILFDILSLDLKALARQSKDERYILAKMEKESNNKLKPALQIYLNFFATFEEGERKGKAEAFVKLLKTYGVGQFSFDHGFLVKVQGDTLEFSGVESVVTLGWEQIYLYERQKQALYNNTKAFVEGYASQHALLVGGSGTGKSTSVKTVAKLFAHQGLRLIQMQKGQLMYLPKVLNTLKNQGFKFIIFIDDLSFEANEDEYKFLKSFIEGSILDDFSHIVFYVTSNRRHLIKEIRTERENDIHLQDFIQEMTSLSDRFGLTLIYENLDQKEYFLMVQSMVKKEGVQMDEELILKEARIFAMRHGKMSGRVAAQFIRQLKLDQQLNQ, encoded by the coding sequence ATGCAATTAAAATTAAACCAGTTAACAATTTTTGACTATCTAATAGAGGACCCTGTTCTTATTTGTGTCAAACAGCTTATTGAAGCGACAGAAAAACAGGATAAATACTTTGAACTTATTCGTTTGCTTTTAGATAAAAATCAAAATTTTTCGGAATACATTCTCTTTCATATGATTCATGATGCAAAAGAAAAAGTGATGCAACTTATTCATCAAGAGAGCCTAAGTGCTTATCAACTCAGTTGTGTAGACAATGATTTGACCATTCTTTTTGATATCTTATCCCTCGACTTAAAAGCCTTGGCAAGACAATCGAAAGATGAACGCTATATATTGGCAAAGATGGAAAAAGAATCCAACAATAAGTTGAAGCCTGCCCTACAGATTTATCTGAATTTTTTTGCAACATTCGAAGAAGGAGAGCGAAAAGGAAAAGCAGAAGCTTTTGTGAAGCTCCTAAAAACATATGGTGTGGGTCAGTTTAGCTTTGACCATGGATTTTTGGTAAAAGTTCAAGGGGATACACTTGAATTTTCAGGGGTTGAAAGTGTTGTTACCTTAGGGTGGGAGCAGATATATTTATATGAAAGGCAAAAACAAGCCTTGTATAATAATACAAAAGCTTTTGTTGAAGGCTACGCAAGTCAACATGCGCTTCTTGTCGGAGGAAGTGGGACGGGGAAATCGACTTCGGTTAAAACAGTGGCAAAGCTTTTTGCGCATCAAGGTCTACGCTTAATACAAATGCAAAAAGGACAATTGATGTATTTGCCTAAAGTTCTAAATACTTTAAAAAATCAGGGGTTCAAGTTTATTATTTTTATTGATGACTTATCTTTTGAAGCCAATGAAGACGAGTATAAGTTTTTAAAATCTTTTATTGAAGGCAGTATTTTAGATGATTTTTCCCATATTGTCTTTTATGTAACATCAAACCGACGTCACCTGATAAAAGAAATTCGTACCGAACGGGAAAACGATATTCATCTTCAAGATTTCATTCAAGAAATGACCTCCCTATCGGATCGATTTGGACTGACATTAATTTATGAAAATCTAGATCAAAAAGAGTATTTTCTCATGGTACAATCCATGGTAAAAAAAGAAGGTGTCCAGATGGATGAAGAGTTGATCTTGAAGGAGGCACGAATCTTTGCGATGCGACACGGAAAAATGTCTGGCCGGGTAGCAGCTCAATTTATTCGACAGCTTAAGTTAGACCAGCAGTTAAACCAATAG
- a CDS encoding substrate-binding domain-containing protein, translated as MLTKIKNKHIFFWVMGILMVSLSMALFAGFYISYQLTKSSTDEYYWGENESATYHVMILLDGANQAYSEEFIRGVDAKSEKYRVATEIISIEGANYRDQLLENMQLALYNQVDGLIIHAYYDAEVIAMINKLSSEGIAVITMNEDLPASQRITYVGVNRYTIGEIAAQAMIKSVGTSGKIAVIEPRSYEEYPDIDDSLLVLGFKDILKKYPDISLEHVLYTEEGVLSAEIIATNLMKTNPDINGIFCTNTSNTLGVVQVLVDNNLVSQVSLIGYGDEVEILESIKKGNIIEASIVTDYRDIGEKVIDAFYEYKTSAFVSNYFNTSIQVIEQSNVDTILREKSEENAKTQ; from the coding sequence ATGTTAACTAAAATCAAAAATAAACATATATTCTTTTGGGTCATGGGCATATTGATGGTTTCACTTAGTATGGCTTTATTTGCTGGATTTTATATATCTTATCAGTTAACCAAATCATCAACAGATGAATATTATTGGGGAGAAAATGAAAGCGCAACGTATCATGTAATGATTCTTTTGGATGGGGCGAATCAAGCCTATAGTGAAGAGTTCATACGTGGTGTTGATGCAAAGAGTGAAAAGTACCGTGTGGCAACGGAGATTATCTCTATCGAAGGGGCAAACTATCGGGACCAGCTTTTAGAAAACATGCAATTAGCCTTATATAATCAGGTCGATGGTTTAATTATCCATGCATATTATGATGCAGAGGTGATTGCCATGATTAACAAGTTGTCATCGGAGGGTATTGCGGTAATTACGATGAATGAAGATTTGCCAGCGAGTCAGCGAATTACATACGTCGGAGTTAATCGTTATACAATTGGTGAGATTGCGGCACAAGCGATGATAAAATCTGTAGGTACTTCTGGGAAAATAGCCGTTATTGAACCTAGAAGTTATGAAGAATATCCGGATATTGATGACAGCCTTTTGGTTTTAGGATTTAAAGATATTCTAAAGAAGTATCCAGATATTTCCCTAGAACATGTTCTATATACAGAAGAAGGGGTTCTAAGCGCTGAAATTATAGCAACGAATTTAATGAAAACAAATCCAGACATCAACGGTATTTTTTGTACAAATACATCCAACACATTAGGTGTCGTACAGGTACTTGTGGATAATAATCTTGTCAGTCAAGTGAGCCTTATTGGATATGGAGATGAGGTAGAGATTCTTGAAAGTATTAAAAAAGGAAATATAATCGAAGCATCTATTGTAACAGATTATCGCGACATTGGAGAAAAAGTTATTGATGCTTTTTATGAGTATAAGACCAGTGCGTTTGTCAGTAATTACTTTAACACATCCATTCAGGTGATTGAGCAAAGCAATGTGGATACGATTTTGCGAGAAAAGAGTGAAGAAAATGCCAAAACTCAGTAA
- a CDS encoding substrate-binding domain-containing protein → MKIKEKKTQIFIIILSVVIVGTLGIVFYKNHQDKVRADKENITIGYLSDNLVIERWQRDQEIFRANATKQGAQVLVYNANENNETQIQQIELMIEKKVDVLVIVPYDRDGLSDVIEKAREAGIKVIAYDRLIRNTNIDAYISFDNVKVGELMARELVDKVPKGNYVIINGSPDDNNSYMFNEGYMNVLTPEIEKGNINILAEIYAEDWREEPAYDLINRLLDENQEIDAIIGANDRLAEAAIRALAEEGLAGKVYVAGHDADISACQRIVEGTQHMTVYKPIRTLAQSAVELAIEFAKGEKPVFERTIYNGEGNIPYIQLDVLSVTKETLDETVIEDGFHLREDVYRE, encoded by the coding sequence ATGAAAATTAAAGAAAAAAAGACACAGATATTCATCATCATTTTAAGTGTGGTTATTGTGGGAACACTTGGGATAGTGTTTTACAAAAATCACCAAGATAAAGTTCGAGCAGATAAAGAAAATATTACCATAGGTTACCTTTCGGACAATCTTGTTATTGAACGGTGGCAACGAGACCAAGAAATATTTCGTGCGAACGCAACCAAACAAGGGGCTCAAGTATTGGTCTATAATGCCAATGAAAATAATGAGACGCAAATTCAGCAGATTGAGTTAATGATTGAAAAAAAAGTAGATGTATTAGTGATTGTGCCATATGATCGTGATGGCTTGTCAGATGTTATTGAAAAAGCGAGAGAAGCTGGCATTAAAGTTATCGCCTATGATCGATTGATACGCAATACAAACATTGATGCGTATATTTCCTTTGACAATGTAAAAGTCGGAGAGCTTATGGCTAGAGAACTCGTGGATAAGGTGCCTAAAGGCAATTATGTCATTATTAACGGATCGCCCGATGATAACAACTCATATATGTTTAATGAAGGATATATGAATGTCTTAACACCTGAAATTGAAAAAGGTAACATCAATATTCTTGCTGAGATCTATGCCGAAGATTGGCGTGAAGAACCGGCTTATGATTTGATTAATCGCTTGCTCGATGAAAATCAAGAGATTGATGCTATTATTGGCGCGAATGATCGCCTGGCAGAGGCTGCAATTCGAGCCCTTGCAGAGGAAGGGCTGGCTGGGAAGGTTTACGTAGCAGGACATGATGCAGACATATCTGCATGCCAGCGCATTGTTGAAGGCACGCAGCATATGACAGTTTATAAACCGATTCGAACGTTGGCACAATCAGCAGTTGAACTGGCGATTGAGTTTGCAAAAGGGGAAAAACCTGTTTTTGAGCGGACTATATATAATGGAGAAGGCAATATCCCTTATATTCAACTCGATGTACTTTCAGTTACAAAAGAAACGCTAGATGAAACCGTGATAGAGGATGGCTTTCATCTAAGAGAAGACGTCTATCGGGAATAG
- the rlmH gene encoding 23S rRNA (pseudouridine(1915)-N(3))-methyltransferase RlmH, with protein sequence MEIVIVCVGKIKEKYLVTGIEHYIREIKKTIPVSIIQMDDEKAPENLSVAMEEQVKDHEGEKLLRVIKDDMYVITLEILGKEVTTDAFIKVIKKAGQTNKDRICFVIGGSLGLSEAVLKRSNTAISFSKMTFPHQLMRLILVQKIAEIRDYL encoded by the coding sequence GTGGAAATAGTAATTGTATGTGTAGGCAAAATCAAGGAAAAATACCTGGTGACTGGGATTGAACATTATATACGAGAGATTAAAAAGACGATACCCGTATCCATTATTCAGATGGATGATGAAAAGGCACCGGAAAATCTATCCGTTGCAATGGAAGAACAGGTCAAAGACCATGAGGGTGAAAAGCTGTTACGTGTGATCAAAGACGATATGTATGTTATTACCTTAGAGATATTAGGAAAAGAAGTGACAACAGATGCTTTTATAAAAGTTATAAAAAAAGCCGGTCAAACCAATAAAGACAGAATTTGCTTTGTTATTGGCGGGTCATTGGGACTCAGTGAAGCGGTGTTAAAACGCTCCAATACAGCGATTTCTTTTTCAAAGATGACGTTTCCGCATCAATTGATGCGCTTGATTCTTGTTCAAAAAATAGCGGAAATAAGAGATTACTTGTGA